The Photobacterium sanguinicancri genome includes the window CAAGATCCTCGTCTTTACTCTTATCATCACGACCGAGCAACCCTCGCCAGCCTGCACTCATCAGCTGACGCCCTTTGGCAATAAAAACACCTCCCGCAATAGTAAAGACTAACTTCGCTTCACTATAAACGGCTGCAGGATAAAACTGCATCAAGTACTGACGTGCGATGAGTTGATAAATTTTAGCCTCACCACTGCTCAGGGATGCAGGGTTAACACCTTTAGGCGTGGGAATAATGGCATGGTGAGCATCCACTTTTTTATCGTTCCACGCTTTTGATTTCAGGCTGGTATTCGCCCCTTCACACGCTTGGTTGAGTTCATTGCTGGTTGTTTGAATTGCCTTACAAACATCGTTGGCCTGCTTGAAGTGCTCTACAGGTAAATAACGGCTATCGGAACGCGGGTAAGTGATCACTTTGTGCTTTTCATACAAAGACTGACACGTTGCAAGCACATCGGCGGCACTCATATTGAAGCGTTTCGCGGCATCAATTTGTAATGCAGACAGTGAATACGGCAAAGGGGCGGCTTGGCGCGTTTCTTTACGCTCCGATTCAGTGACTTCGGCAGGCTGACCTTTTATTCGCTCAACAACGTTTTCACACAATTTACGATTAAGTATGCGTCCATCTTCATCTTGATGAGGCTCACAGGCTTTACTTGGCTTCCAACGCGCTCGAATATCGTTATCTTGATAGGGGATTAGAGCGAACACCTCGTAGAAAGGCTTAGGTACAAAATTGGCAATTTCATCATCGCGGCGAGTTACCAAACCTAATACTGGCGTTTGTACACGACCAACCGACAGCACGCCCTTGTAGCCGCCCTTTTGCCCAAGTAAGGTGTATGCCCGTGTCATATTCATTCCGTACAACCAATCGGCACGAGATCGTGCTAACGCTGAAACAGACAAGGGGATAAAATCTCGATTACTGCGCATCGCAGACAAAGCGCGCTTCACCGCACTGGGGTTAAGATCTGAAATCAATAAACGCTGAATTTTTGCTTTTTTAGTAGCTGACACTTTTACGTAATCTATTACTTCATCCACCAGCAGCTGCCCTTCTCTATCAGGGTCACCCGCGTGGACAATGTCTGTCGCTTGCTTGGCTAATTTACGCACCACGCTTAATTGTTGTTTGGCTGATTTTCGTGGGGTGAGTTGCCATTGTT containing:
- a CDS encoding DNA topoisomerase III, with the protein product MSRLFIAEKPSLGRAIAAVLPRPHKNNNGYIEAGNGDIVTWCIGHLLEQVEPDAYDEKYKKWNMIDLPILPEQWQLTPRKSAKQQLSVVRKLAKQATDIVHAGDPDREGQLLVDEVIDYVKVSATKKAKIQRLLISDLNPSAVKRALSAMRSNRDFIPLSVSALARSRADWLYGMNMTRAYTLLGQKGGYKGVLSVGRVQTPVLGLVTRRDDEIANFVPKPFYEVFALIPYQDNDIRARWKPSKACEPHQDEDGRILNRKLCENVVERIKGQPAEVTESERKETRQAAPLPYSLSALQIDAAKRFNMSAADVLATCQSLYEKHKVITYPRSDSRYLPVEHFKQANDVCKAIQTTSNELNQACEGANTSLKSKAWNDKKVDAHHAIIPTPKGVNPASLSSGEAKIYQLIARQYLMQFYPAAVYSEAKLVFTIAGGVFIAKGRQLMSAGWRGLLGRDDKSKDEDLADKVPPLEKGTVLTCREGEIKDKMTEPPKAFTEATLLQAMTGIGRFVSDASLKKILRDTDGLGTEATRAGIMEILFKRQLLLREGKNIHATDAGWGLIYALPTESTYPDMTAHWEHQLQDMADKKCAYKPFMDALQLQVSTLMDKVKTSEVPLSLRELKSPEFKKGGTKKRKYTKRKPTKR